In Sceloporus undulatus isolate JIND9_A2432 ecotype Alabama chromosome 10, SceUnd_v1.1, whole genome shotgun sequence, the following proteins share a genomic window:
- the LOC121916595 gene encoding apelin receptor B-like produces the protein MALSGAPLSSSSSSYSYYYYSEEAEEEGGSGWAWGNGSGWDWVGRCGWAPSDWAASFWLLPALYLLVFGLGLAGNGLVLATACCPSSSSWDGGGGGGGSGCRRRWPSEAYLAHLALADLAFVVTLPLWAAYTALGFHWPFGAALCKLSSYLVLLNMFASAFCLAALSLERYLAIVRHAWPSPSAVPAAAASSSSSACSPSPGRRRGAGGGAALAAVWLGAALLALPALLLRETRASGPEGDGEEEDEAPLLACDLDLSGVASSPEEEAYWLAGLSLASTALGFLLPLLLMSLCYLAIGAAVSRHFRGEARGRRRRRARLLRILASLVLVFAGCWLPFHLLKSLYVLAGLGLLELPCGALALLLRLHPYATCLAYLNSCLNPLLYAALDPRFRRRGRRLLRGLLGARPPRLHPRRRPGGSTSSGGGGGGSGGSSPRRGPGPGCLRRARDPGEGATAFATVEEHQGPASLSSSLSGGASPKAQQAPSRGTAL, from the coding sequence ATGGCGCTCTCGGGGGCcccgctctcctcctcctcgtcctcctacTCCTACTATTACTActcggaggaggcggaggaggaggggggctcgGGCTGGGCCTGGGGCAACGGCAGCGGCTGGGACTGGGTCGGGCGCTGCGGCTGGGCGCCGTCAGACTGGGCGGCCTCCTTCTGGCTGCTGCCGGCGCTCTACCTGCTGGTCTTCGGGCTGGGGCTGGCGGGGAACGGGCTGGTGCTGGCCACGGCCTGCTGCCCTTCGTCTTCCTCCTGGGACGGgggcggcggaggcggagggtcTGGGTGCCGTCGGCGCTGGCCCTCGGAGGCCTACCTGGCGCACCTGGCGCTGGCCGACCTGGCCTTCGTGGTGACGCTGCCGCTGTGGGCGGCCTACACGGCGCTGGGCTTCCACTGGCCCTTCGGGGCCGCCCTCTGCAAGCTCAGCAGCTACCTGGTCCTCCTCAACATGTTCGCCTCGGCCTTCTGCCTGGCCGCCCTCAGCCTCGAGCGCTACCTGGCCATCGTCCGCCACGCCTGGCCCTCGCCCTCCGCcgtccccgccgccgccgcctcctcctcctcctcggcctgtTCTCCGTCTCCGGGGCGGAGGCGGGGTGCCGGCGGCGGGGCGGCGCTGGCGGCGGTGTGGCTGGGGGCGGCCCTGCTGGCGCTGCCGGCGCTGCTGCTGCGGGAGACGCGAGCCTCGGGCCCCGAGGGagacggggaggaggaggacgaggccccGCTGCTGGCCTGCGACCTGGATCTGAGCGGCGTGGCCTCCAGCCCCGAGGAGGAGGCCTACTGGCTGGCGGGGCTGAGCCTGGCCTCCACGGCCCTGGGCttcctgctgccgctgctgctcaTGAGCCTCTGCTACCTGGCCATCGGCGCCGCCGTCAGCCGCCACTTCCGAGGAGAGGCCCGGggccggcggcggcggagggccCGGCTGCTGCGGATCCTGGCCAGCCTGGTGCTGGTCTTCGCCGGCTGCTGGCTGCCCTTCCACCTGCTAAAGAGCCTCTACGTCTTGGCCGGCCTGGGCCTGCTGGAGCTGCCCTGCGGCGCCCTAGCCCTGCTGCTCCGCCTGCACCCCTACGCCACCTGCCTTGCCTACCTCAACAGCTGCCTCAACCCGCTCCTCTATGCCGCCCTCGACCCCCGCTTCCGACGACGCGGACGCCGGCTCCTCCGAGGCCTCCTCGGCGCCCGGCCACCACGCCTCCACCCCCGACGCCGCCCCGGAGGGAGCaccagcagcggcggcggcggcggaggcagcgGAGGCAGCAGCCCCCGACGGGGCCCAGGGCCAGGCTGCCTCCGCCGCGCCAGGGACCCAGGAGAGGGCGCCACTGCCTTCGCCACCGTCGAGGAGCATCAGGGCCCGGCGTCGCTCTCCTCCAGCCTCAGCGGAGGAGCCAGCCCCAAGGCCCAGCAGGCGCCCTCCCGCGGCACCGCGCTCTGA
- the LOC121916734 gene encoding zinc finger protein 34-like: MAEAAGSLPRPVTFEEVAIYFAPEEWEELAGWQKALYKDVMRDNYEMLSSLDLADHKPEIILRMERGEEPWLNRCPDAKTREESNPDFPGVGQIQIKKESGLEDKPAGLACHAGPLEALKGSLDNGTIGGLSPWSKGHLNPIFCVNGTAALGPWPMQLRWPNCAMADGQVAPVEFQAGHPGASGSGFWPAGGGTAQLEEMLLICTQCQKCFPARSAQGLSSVAPRGGLMQICPECQISTVKDSPVVTDQPSHIGASPCTCAHCLPPLTARPRLPKEERPYKCGKCDRSFRFVHEYTWHQKVHAGEKIYKCNTCEKVFRHKQELMWHQRAHTTEWPHKCGACEKNFRFKQELTWHLKTHSAERPYKCPECEKSFRFKQEFMWHQRAHVGDRPYKCTECEKSFRFKQEFTWHQRSHAGEKTYKCPGCDKSFRYKQEFIWHQRIHTGEQPYPCASCDSTFTCRQEYMRHQRLHDGEKPYQCPHCEKTFRRGSTLIRHRRIHLGEGALKCAHCDRTFGQSANLIKHQRMHALKSEPGENAATWGPCLQGSAATIQQDARSVLSLKTVSVGALLLLNLQEPKLEKQQVDTSATWETPM, encoded by the exons ATGGCTGAAGCTGCCGGGTCTCTTCCTCGG CCGGTGACCTTTGAAGAAGTGGCCATTTACTTTGCCCCGGAGGAGTGGGAAGAGCTGGCCGGGTGGCAGAAGGCGCTCTACAAAGATGTGATGAGGGACAACTACGAGATGCTCAGCTCCTTAG ACCTTGCTGACCACAAGCCTGAAATCATCTTGCGAATGGAGCGGGGAGAGGAGCCCTGGCTGAACAGGTGCCCGGATGCCAAGACAAGAGAGGAGTCAAACCCAGACTTCCCAG GGGTTGGCCAAATCCAGATTAAGAAAGAatctggcctggaagacaaaccAGCGGGACTGGCGTGCCATGCAGGACCCTTGGAGGCCTTGAAGGGCAGCCTGGATAATGGGACCATCGGTGGATTGTCCCCATGGTCTAAGGGCCATCTGAACCCCATATTTTGTGTGAACGGAACGGCTGCTTTGGGGCCATGGCCTATGCAGCTCAGGTGGCCAAACTGTGCCATGGCTGACGGACAGGTGGCCCCGGTGGAATTTCAAGCAGGGCATCCGGGGGCCTCTGGAAGTGGTTTCTGGCCCGCTGGTGGTGGCACTGCCCAGCTTGAAGAGATGTTGCTGATTTGCACCCAATGTCAAAAATGCTTCCCTGCCCGTTCTGCACAGGGTCTCTCTTCTGTGGCACCCAGGGGGGGCCTTATGCAAATCTGCCCTGAATGCCAAATCAGCACTGTGAAGGACTCACCTGTGGTCACGGATCAGCCAAGCCACATTGGAGCTTCACCCTGTACCTGCGCACACTGTTTGCCACCCCTCACTGCCCGCCCAAGACTTCCCAAAGAGGAGAGGCCCTACAAGTGTGGGAAGTGTGACCGGAGCTTCCGCTTTGTGCATGAGTACACCTGGCACCAGAAAGTGCATGCCGGCGAGAAGATCTACAAGTGCAACACCTGCGAGAAGGTCTTCCGCCACAAGCAGGAGCTGATGTGGCACCAGCGTGCCCACACCACTGAGTGGCCCCACAAGTGTGGGGCTTGCGAGAAGAACTTCCGCTTCAAGCAGGAGCTGACCTGGCACCTCAAGACCCACTCGGCGGAACGGCCCTACAAATGCCCTGAGTGCGAAAAGAGCTTCCGCTTCAAGCAGGAGTTCATGTGGCACCAGAGGGCCCACGTGGGAGATCGGCCCTACAAGTGTACTGAGTGTGAGAAAAGTTTCCGGTTTAAACAAGAGTTCACTTGGCATCAGAGGAGCCACGCCGGAGAAAAGACCTACAAGTGTCCCGGCTGTGACAAGAGCTTCCGCTATAAGCAAGAATTCATCTggcaccagagaatccacactggagagcaACCCTATCCCTGCGCTTCCTGCGATTCCACCTTCACCTGTCGGCAGGAATACATGCGCCACCAGCGACTCCATGACGGCGAGAAGCCCTACCAGTGCCCCCACTGCGAGAAGACCTTCCGCCGGGGCTCCACCCTCATCCGCCACCGGCGCATCCACCTGGGCGAAGGGGCCTTGAAGTGTGCCCACTGCGACCGGACCTTTGGCCAAAGTGCCAATCTCATCAAACACCAACGCATGCACGCACTCAAGAGCGAGCCGGGGGAGAATGCTGCAACATGGGGGCCCTGCTTGCAGGGTTCAGCAGCCACCATCCAGCAGGATGCCAGGAGTGTGCTGAGCTTGAAGACGGTTTCCGTTGGGGCCCTGCTTTTGCTCAACCTCCAGGAGCCCAAACTGGAAAAACAGCAAGTGGACACCTCTGCCACCTGGGAAACCCCAATGTGA